One part of the Aricia agestis chromosome Z, ilAriAges1.1, whole genome shotgun sequence genome encodes these proteins:
- the LOC121738664 gene encoding autophagy-related protein 13 homolog, whose translation MASTNIEAHDRFKLYKFTKILTLKVAQIVVQSRQGKKISHDNVIKVVDDFVAQNNLQWFNLSIPDVPEVNTDTKKILNGEVIEALTNVLCIEISLHTNDGDEMVLEMWTVRIVPNCDVSVGSVSTIYYRMSIMLKSTLSISRITPAYKMSRLQNKDSYKISYKIYGGQPNLDLLGEKYKTIKVSELHTPIGTIQIEVVYRTKMTILPEDRRAVNNKIGEDIMVKSDHFPRESPRKNHEKKAVDLTKPLTAGAFVDHAKIKELHETLSQQLPPEPPMNWLLAEKDKMEKRMRELALSESLEKPCSSNQASTSEVVTASKAIEVPKMRDNKYASLMEFPFADGSPITELASFYQECVAARCASDAWDNTASTDSTALARQLQAFEDAVPEFDNLLADMCASDHSSDT comes from the exons atggcATCGACGAACATCGAAGCACATGATAGATTCAAGCTTTATAAGTTCACCAAGATTCTAACATTAAAAGTGGCTCAAATCGTGGTACAAAGTAGGCAGGGCAAGAAAATATCTCACGACAACGTGATCAAAGTTGTCGATGATTTTGTTGCGCAGAATAACTTACAATGG TTTAACTTGTCAATTCCCGATGTACCGGAAGTCAACACCGACACAAAGAAAATCCTCAATGGAGAAGTAATAGAAGCCCTTACAAATGTGCTATGTATAGAGATATCACTACACACAAATGATGGcgatgaaatggttctcgagaTGTGGACTGTCCGCATTGTGCCTAACTGCGATGTGTCCGTTGGGTCTGTCTCCACAATCTACTACAGAATGAGCATTATGCTCAAATCTACGTTGAGCATATCCAGGATTACTCCAGCCTATAAGATGTCTAGATTACAAAATAAAGATTCTTATAagatttcatacaaaatatatggtGGTCAGCCCAATTTAGACCTTCTAG GTGAGAAATATAAAACTATCAAAGTCAGCGAGCTACACACACCTATTGGTACTATCCAAATAGAAGTTGTGTACAGAACTAAAATGACAATTTTACCTGAAGACAGGAGGGCAGTGAACAACAAAATAGGCGAAGATATTATGGTTAAGAGTGATCACTTTCCTAGAGAAAGTCCAAG GAAAAACCATGAAAAGAAAGCTGTGGATTTAACCAAACCACTGACGGCTGGTGCGTTTGTAGACCATGCAAAGATCAAAGAGCTACATGAAACCCTCAGCCAGCAGTTGCCTCCAGAGCCACCTATGAACTGGCTACTCGCTGAGAAAGATAAGATGGAGAAA AGAATGAGAGAGCTGGCGCTGTCGGAGTCTTTGGAGAAGCCCTGCAGTAGTAACCAGGCATCTACTTCCGAGGTGGTCACTGCCAGCAAGGCTATCGAAGTACCCAAGATGAGGGATAACAAATACGCCAGTTTGATG GAGTTTCCCTTCGCTGACGGCAGTCCTATCACCGAGTTAGCGAGCTTCTATCAGGAGTGCGTGGCGGCGCGATGTGCTAGTGACGCTTGGGACAATACCGCCAGCACCGACTCCACTGCGTTGGCACGTCAGTTACAGGCGTTCGAAGACGCTGTACCGGAGTTCGATAATTTGCTAGCCGACATGTGCGCTAGTGACCACAGTTCTGACACTTGA